Part of the Patescibacteria group bacterium genome, AGGTGTTTTTATTTACCCCCTTTAACAAAGGGGGCTAGGGGGATTTTATGTTTTTGCCATATCTTCCGAGTTCTTAAACCCCCTTTATCCCCCTTGTTAAGGGGGATATTATTTTTATAGCACTGCTTCTTTGGCCGCTTTGGCGACTTTGAATTTAACAACGGTTTTAGCTTTAATCTGAATGGATTCGCCGGTGGCCGGGTTTCTGCCCATTCTAGCGGCGCGGTTGATCTTAACTAATTTGCCTAAGCCAGGAATGACGAACTCGCCGTTCTTCTTAACCTCTTTTAAGGCTAAGATGGCCAACTTTTCCATAAAGCTGGTGGTGTCTTTCTTGCTCATGCCGGCTTCAGCCGCCATGGCATCCATGATTTGAGACTTGGTCATTTTTGACATAATTTTTCTTTTACCTCTCGTTAAGCGAGAGAATATTTAAAATTGTTAATAAGCCCGATATCTATTGAACATTATACACCATAATCAAAAAAAAGCCAATAAAATAAGGAGTTTTATTATAATAACATAAAAATTAAGCTAAGATTAAATAAAAAAGGCACAATACGCTAAAAGCCATATTGTACCTTAACTTGGAATAAAATTATTTAAATCCAGTTTTTTACTTGTGAGGCACACCTCCAAACGGCTTTTTCCATAATGCTTATAGCCTCGCCGATTAAGCCATCTACCGGCGCGAGCATATGCCCGAACTCAAATCCTCGATTGCCAGACTTTATTATCCATTCCCTAAAGTTAGGCGCGTCCTTTACCCATTCATTGCCCGCATAGGATATTATTTTAGGCGGATCAGGCTCAAGCCAGATATGCTTGCGATCCGCTATAATTACGCACGGGGAACAATAAATAAATTCGGAAATTAAACTTGCATTATGCCTTACATTATGCTGTTTATGCCCGAATTCAATAAAAAAATAATCACCTCCTCTTGAGTTCATTCTAAAAAAAATCGGAGTATTGCCATCCGGAAGCTTCTCTTTAGAAATTATCACTCCGGGCGGTAATTTTTTATCCTTTTCAAACCATCCTTTTCTATTTATCGTCAACAATAAATAATTACAAAAAGAATTTAACTGCACAGTTTCCTTGGACCACGCCCCCCAATAATATTCCGACTTTCTCATTTGATTTAAAGGTCCCATCTTTACCTCC contains:
- a CDS encoding HU family DNA-binding protein; the protein is MSKMTKSQIMDAMAAEAGMSKKDTTSFMEKLAILALKEVKKNGEFVIPGLGKLVKINRAARMGRNPATGESIQIKAKTVVKFKVAKAAKEAVL